In the Candidatus Aegiribacteria sp. genome, ACCCTCTCATTCCCGAGACCACAAGAAACGAAATCGAAAGCACAATTCTTACAGGTAATGCGGGAATACCCGGAATAATCGGTTTCGGTTTTCTTCTATGGCTTGTCAGCAGACTGTTCGGCACAATAAGGACGGCGTTCGACAGAATATTTGATGTACCCAGGGGCCGAAATATCGTACTTGGGAAACTGTACGATTTCTTTCTGGCTCTGCTCGTAGCATTATGCTTTGTGTCCTCACTGATCTTTTCAGCAATGGCCCGGCTGGTTGTGGACAGCCCGGTGGGTGACCTTGTTTCCCAATGGCCTTTAATCGGGCATCTCACCGGAGGCGGTATAGCTCAGATACTGGGAATTACCTTCACTATGCTGTTATTCCTGACGCTTTTCAAGGCTGCTCCGAACAGGAAAGTAGGTATCAGGCAGGCTTTACTTGCAACCTTTGTGGCGATGGTATTCACAGGCCTTGGTACCCAATCCTATATATGGGTTATTAACAA is a window encoding:
- a CDS encoding YihY/virulence factor BrkB family protein, which translates into the protein MILTSDKGLWQLISLIKAASIKRFFHGLWIFIRFFSIRLYNRWNDDSVFFSAAAISFNVLITVIPLGLMILMFSGIALQEDEGLQQGLTNWLDTANPLIPETTRNEIESTILTGNAGIPGIIGFGFLLWLVSRLFGTIRTAFDRIFDVPRGRNIVLGKLYDFFLALLVALCFVSSLIFSAMARLVVDSPVGDLVSQWPLIGHLTGGGIAQILGITFTMLLFLTLFKAAPNRKVGIRQALLATFVAMVFTGLGTQSYIWVINNPGWGVVYGSLARLMATFFLLYWECVILLGAAEISQIAHEWRKVARTMKNIR